From Deinococcus aestuarii, one genomic window encodes:
- a CDS encoding GNAT family N-acetyltransferase, with product MPVTFEPLTPEHLRLLHRWLREPHVRAFWDDGERTGEAVRAHSFQPGRDVPGFVFGVDGQRAGFIQRERVTPDHPFGPWRHPEGETWGVDLFIGEPDLTGRGLGPEIIWAFLAHLRAERPETRRVLIDPDPANVRAVRAYARVGFLPLGEVDGTRLMGLGLPDP from the coding sequence ATGCCCGTCACCTTTGAACCGCTCACGCCCGAGCACCTGCGGCTGCTCCACCGCTGGTTGCGAGAACCTCACGTCCGCGCGTTCTGGGACGACGGCGAGCGGACGGGAGAGGCGGTGCGGGCCCACTCCTTCCAACCGGGCCGGGACGTTCCGGGCTTCGTCTTCGGGGTGGACGGCCAGAGGGCAGGCTTCATCCAGCGCGAGCGCGTCACGCCAGACCACCCGTTCGGACCCTGGAGGCACCCGGAGGGCGAGACCTGGGGCGTCGATCTGTTCATCGGCGAGCCCGACCTGACCGGGCGGGGGCTGGGGCCCGAGATCATCTGGGCCTTCCTTGCTCACCTCCGGGCGGAGCGTCCGGAAACCCGGCGGGTGCTGATCGACCCCGATCCCGCCAACGTCCGGGCCGTCCGTGCCTATGCCCGGGTCGGCTTTCTCCCGCTGGGCGAGGTGGACGGCACGCGGCTCATGGGGTTGGGCCTGCCTGATCCCTGA